A DNA window from Helianthus annuus cultivar XRQ/B chromosome 15, HanXRQr2.0-SUNRISE, whole genome shotgun sequence contains the following coding sequences:
- the LOC110911510 gene encoding disease resistance protein At4g27190 translates to MDFVSPIIGPIVESLLVPVKKHLGFLVSSTKYVKKVDARMKQLNVIAQEVQDERDKAVENIEIVPARVESWLEEVKILNQRSNLIEAIGCFNVTKRYKVGKQSYSILEEIKDLEDRESKIEFTHAQRPLAEVGSTSTSTMGTQDNFESRDLIFNNALKALQSNEESHRMIALCGMGGVGKTTMMEQLKKAVEDLKMFDLVVKVVIGENTDPTSLQKAIAEYIGNTLVETTKGARAERLRKIFEVKSEQRQKKILVIMDDIWKEVELTDFGLSPLPNGLKLLFTSRFENVCTHMGVGIGSIFRVGVLSGIEAKTLFFRICHLDGDQDELQRIGEDIVKKCGGLPIAIVTIAKSLRGNKKEAWKEALSNLQHHDLQDHDNIVHKVFEMSYKNLKREDDKAIFLLSGLFPDDFNIPVEDLMMYGWGLNLFANVHTLIDARIRAKVCVENLIHANLLTESDVNGCVKMHDLVRAFVLSNFSKVKQASIVNHDSMASKRLISDSCERILLKCTGMSGFPVDFNSTNLSLMILMDGYEFFKLPEDMYKRMKNLEVMSYVNMGIPRLPITFGHTTTLRTLSLRSCSLTDDISFLGSLCNLETLSLVDCNIRRLPSAIGELKKLKLLDLTGCVDLYIDQGVLQNLDSLKELYMRASKGRPVRFAKANCDELEKLSQVLFALELEFYDNELQPKCMSFKNLGRFRISIGCELNYGEKYSFRNTLNLVAECTELNESNIGDLFKHTEELRLQVKYMIRLKDISLHHTFPQLKILHISKCAELTYLFTVDMANGLKQLERLRISDCPCLEALIGENNGVGLVTLKKLNYMFLEDLPEMVSLCNNVVELPEMVELKLAGLPNFMSIYPDDSEMQPLFKKEGVIPKLEKLDISKMENLKQVWPCQISTSEKADVSKLRQIRVRGCDRLINLFPRNPLPLLNHLEEVVVKKCGSVEVLFNIDFESVCGMGKNSSCRLRKIEAKELRKLKELWRMEGVNESHTLVNHFKGVQSIHIEECGNFTDIYTPTSANFDLGALTSYHYHSVYNSGALEERERRNEMTESDQEINEIKEVDDYIPDVTYPSYLLHTFPHLQFLELTRDERVEVVFDMDSPTSSRELATIQPPLLLPYLQSIDLYGLKEMSHVWKCNWNTFLIRHHPPLQFPFQNLTTIFLSSCDKIKYLFSPLIAKYLSNLESVCIRWCNGIEEVISRRDDENTASASSYQDTTFFPRLETLMLGDLPCLKCIDDEKNTWSRSNKISSSVTNTIHDHLQSAQVTGSYWSLCQYPTKIIIYNCAALSSLIPWYAAGQMKRLQKLEIENCSRMMGVFEGSGAGTSPTSLPLQNSTTVAVPQLSNLVTVGIYECDLLTHIFTFSTLKTLSHLKQLKVKRCKTIQVIVKEENKTSSDEEEVVVFPNLETLELDRLPNLNGFFLGMNDFRCPSLVNVMINDCPQWVAFSSGQLETPKLKYVNTSFGKHSLEHGFNFQTTFPTSSKGMPSSFHNLIEINIENKEDVGRTIIPSHALLQLEKLQRFTMDRCDGLEEVFQVVAMEGSGSSESKTLVPIPNLTQVKLEALWDLKYLWKSTNQWMVLEFPNLTTLSIHYCPKLEHVFTCSMVDSLVQLQELHISHCEKIEVIVKGEEEEECDAKVNEIILPRLNSLQLQELWNLKGFCLGKKAFSLPALDTLQIKDCLDITVFTKGHVSTPQLKVIDTDFGICDVRTDVNSFIEAKLEEGRKFSASA, encoded by the exons ATGGATTTTGTAAGTCCAATTATCGGTCCTATTGTTGAATCTTTGTTGGTGCCGGTTAAGAAACACTTGGGTTTCTTGGTATCCTCCACAAAGTATGTTAAAAAGGTGGATGCTAGAATGAAGCAACTAAATGTCATAGCACAAGAAGTTCAAGATGAACGGGACAAGGCTGTTGAAAACATAGAAATCGTACCTGCACGTGTGGAGTCATGGTTGGAAGAagtcaaaattttaaatcaaagaaGTAATCTAATAGAAGCAATCGGATGCTTCAATGTGACAAAGAGatacaaagttggaaaacaatcTTATAGTATTTTGGAGGAGATAAAAGATCTCGAAGACCGAGAATCCAAAATCGAGTTTACTCATGCGCAAAGACCTCTTGCTGAGGTTGGTTCTACTTCTACCTCTACTATGGGTACCCAAGACAACTTTGAGTCTAGAGACTTGATATTTAATAATGCACTAAAAGCCCTTCAATCAAATGAAGAGTCCCATAGGATGATTGCATTGTGTGGGATGGGTGGTGTGGGTAAAACCACCATGATGGAACAACTAAAGAAGGCTGTCGAAGATTTAAAAATGTTCGATTTGGTCGTGAAGGTGGTTATTGGGGAAAACACTGACCCAACTTCTCTTCAGAAAGCTATTGCAGAATACATTGGTAACACGCTGGTTGAAACAACAAAAGGTGCAAGGGCTGAACGTCTTCGTAAGATATTTGAGGTGAAGTCAGAACAACGTCAAAAGAAAATTTTGGTAATAATGGATGATATTTGGAAGGAAGTGGAGCTCACCGACTTTGGACTAAGTCCTCTTCCAAACGGGTTAAAATTGTTGTTCACGTCACGATTTGAGAATGTTTGCACCCACATGGGTGTTGGAATTGGTTCAATTTTTAGAGTAGGCGTTTTAAGTGGCATTGAagcaaaaactttattttttagaatttgcCATTTGGATGGTGATCAAGATGAACTCCAACGGATAGGTGAAGATAttgtgaagaaatgtggtggtttaccGATTGCTATAGTAACAATTGCCAAAAGTCTTAGGGGTAACAAAAAGGAGGCATGGAAAGAGGCACTTTCCAATTTACAACATCATGATCTTCAAGACCATGATAACATTGTGCATAAAGTTTTTGAAATGAGCTACAAAAATCTCAAAAGGGAGGATGATAAAGCAATTTTTCTTCTTAGCGGCTTATTTCCAGATGACTTTAATATTCCAGTTGAGGACTTGATGATGTACGGATGGGGATTGAATTTGTTTGCTAATGTACACACTTTAATAGACGCAAGGATACGGGCCAAGGTTTGTGTTGAAAACCTCATACATGCAAACTTGTTGACTGAAAGTGATGTCAACGGGTGTGTCAAAATGCATGATCTCGTCCGTGCTTTTGTTTTAAGCAATTTCTCGAAAGTCAAACAAGCTTCAATTGTCAACCATGATAGCATGGCATCGAAGCGACTTATATCAGACTCTTGTGAAAGAATTCTATTAAAGTGTACAGGCATGTCTGGATTTCCTGTAGACTTTAATAGCACAAACCTCTCGCTTATGATTCTAATGGATGGGTATGAGTTCTTTAAGCTTCCGGAAGATATGTATAAAAGAATGAAAAACCTTGAAGTTATGTCATATGTGAACATGGGTATTCCCAGGCTTCCGATAACGTTCGGGCACACAACCACACTTCGAACACTTTCTCTTCGTTCATGCTCGTTAACAGATGATATCTCTTTTCTTGGAAGTCTTTGCAACTTGGAAACACTGAGCCTTGTTGATTGTAACATAAGAAGGTTGCCATCCGCCATTGGAGAGTTGAAAAAACTAAAGTTACTAGATTTGACCGGATGTGTTGACCTTTATATTGATCAAGGGGTATTGCAAAACTTGGATAGTCTTAAAGAGCTTTATATGAGGGCTTCTAAAGGTAGGCCTGTTAGGTTTGCAAAGGCCAATTGTGACGAATTGGAGAAGCTTTCACAGGTTCTTTTTGCATTAGAGTTGGAATTTTATGATAATGAGCTCCAACCAAAATGTATGTCCTTTAAGAACCTTGGAAGGTTTAGGATCTCTATAGGCTGTGAGTTGAATTATGGTGAAAAGTATTCATTCAGAAACACGCTAAACCTTGTCGCAGAGTGCACCGAGCTTAACGAAAGCAATATTGGAGACCTATTCAAACATACAGAGGAACTTCGATTACAAGTGAAGTATATGATCCGTCTTAAAGACATTTCATTGCATCACACATTTCCCCAACTAAAAATCCTTCATATTTCCAAGTGTGCAGAATTGACATACCTCTTTACAGTTGATATGGCAAATGGTTTGAAGCAGCTTGAGCGGCTTAGAATATCCGACTGCCCTTGTTTGGAAGCACTTATTGGTGAGAATAATGGAGTTGGGTTGGTTACATTAAAAAAGTTGAATTATATGTTTTTGGAGGATCTACCAGAAATGGTCAGTTTGTGCAACAATGTTGTTGAATTACCAGAAATGGTGGAGTTGAAACTTGCTGGCCTTCCCAACTTCATGAGCATTTATCCGGATGATTCTGAAATGCAACCATTATTCAAAAAAGAG GGTGTGATTCCTAAGTTAGAGAAATTAGATATTTCTAAGATGGAGAACTTGAAGCAAGTATGGCCGTGTCAAATTTCTACTAGTGAGAAAGCTGATGTTTCCAAGTTGAGACAAATTAGAGTGAGAGGATGTGATAGGCTTATAAATCTTTTTCCAAGAAATCCATTGCCATTATTGAATCATTTAGAAGAGGTTGTAGTTAAAAAGTGTGGTTCCGTTGAAGTGTTATTCAACATCGACTTCGAAAGTGTGTGTGGAATGGGGAAAAACAGTAGCTGCAGATTAAGAAAGATTGAAGCGAAAGAATTAAGGAAGCTAAAAGAGTTGTGGAGGATGGAAGGTGTAAATGAATCTCATACTCTCGTCAACCACTTTAAAGGTGTACAATCAATTCACATAGAAGAATGCGGCAACTTTACAGATATATACACACCTACCTCAGCCAATTTTGATTTGGGGGCACTTACCAGTTACCATTACCATTCGGTGTATAATAGTGGTGCATTGGAAGAAAGGGAAAGAAGGAATGAAATGACTGAGAGTGACCAGGAG ATTAATGAAATAAAAGAAGTGGATGATTACATTCCAGATGTCACATACCCATCTTATCTTCTGCACACCTTTCCTCACCTTCAGTTTCTTGAGTTAACGAGAGATGAAAGGGTGGAGGTGGTGTTTGATATGGATAGTCCAACAAGTAGTAGAGAATTAGCAACAATTCAACCGCCACTACTACTTCCCTACCTTCAAAGTATAGACCTATATGGGTTGAAAGAGATGAGTCATGTGTGGAAGTGCAATTGGAATACATTCTTAATTCGTCATCATCCACCTTTGCAATTTCCATTCCAAAACCTCACAACCATATTCTTGAGTTCTTGTGACAAAATAAAGTACTTGTTTTCTCCTCTTATTGCAAAATACTTATCCAACTTAGAGAGTGTCTGTATCAGATGGTGTAATGGAATTGAAGAAGTTATTTCAAGaagagatgatgaaaacactgcatCTGCATCTTCTTATCAAGACACCACATTCTTTCCTCGTTTGGAGACTCTCATGCTTGGAGATCTCCCATGTCTAAAGTGTATCGATGATGAAAAGAATACTTGGAGTAGGAGTAACAAAATTTCTTCTAGTGTTACTAATACCATTCATGATCACCTCCAG AGTGCTCAAGTAACCGGCTCTTATTGGTCGTTGTGCCAATACCCCACAAAGATAATCATATACAACTGTGCTGCATTGTCAAGTCTAATTCCATGGTATGCAGCAGGACAAATGAAAAGACTTCAAAAGCTGGAAATTGAAAATTGCAGTAGGATGATGGGGGTATTTGAAGGAAGTGGTGCTGGTACTTCACCAACAAGTCTACCTCTACAAAACAGTACCACTGTAGCTGTCCCTCAACTCTCCAACTTAGTAACTGTGGGTATCTATGAGTGTGACCTTCTGACACATATATTCACATTCTCCACTCTTAAGACTCTCAGTCATCTCAAACAGTTGAAAGTAAAAAGATGCAAGACAATACAAGTGATTGTAAAAGAAGAAAACAAAACGTCATCAGACGAAGAAGAAGTTGTGGTGTTTCCTAATCTGGAGACGCTTGAACTTGACCGTCTACCAAACCTCAATGGTTTCTTCTTGGGAATGAATGACTTCCGATGTCCCTCATTGGTGAATGTTATGATCAATGATTGCCCTCAATGGGTGGCATTTTCATCTGGTCAGTTGGAAACTCCAAAGCTCAAGTACGTAAACACAAGCTTTGGCAAACACAGTCTTGAACATGGTTTTAACTTTCAG ACCACATTCCCAACATCTTCAAAAGGGATGCCTTCCTCTTTTCATAATCTGATAGAAATTAATATAGAGAATAAAGAGGATGTTGGAAGGACTATTATTCCATCTCATGCGCTGCTACAATTGGAAAAGCTTCAACGGTTTACTATGGACAGATGTGATGGGCTAGAAGAGGTATTTCAAGTAGTAGCAATGGAAGGGAGTGGTTCCAGTGAATCAAAAACTCTTGTCCCAATTCCAAACCTAACACAAGTGAAGTTAGAGGCGCTATGGGATCTAAAGTATTTATGGAAGAGTACCAACCAATGGATGGTACTGGAGTTTCCAAACCTAACAACTCTCTCTATTCACTATTGCCCCAAGTTGGAACATGTTTTTACATGTTCCATGGTTGATAGTCTAGTGCAACTCCAAGAACTACATATAAGTCACTGTGAGAAAATAGAGGTAATTGTGAagggagaagaagaagaagaatgtgaTGCCAAAGTAAATGAGATTATCTTACCTCGTCTAAACTCCTTACAACTACAAGAACTTTGGAATCTCAAGGGATTTTGCTTAGGGAAGAAGGCTTTCTCATTGCCAGCTTTGGATACTTTACAAATCAAAGACTGCTTAGATATTACAGTTTTCACCAAGGGACACGTGTCTACGCCGCAGCTAAAAGTAATAGATACAGATTTTGGGATATGTGATGTAAGGACAGATGTCAACTCCTTTATAGAGGCCAAACTAGAAGAG GGGCGTAAATTTTCTGCATCGGCATAA